The Halovivax ruber XH-70 genome includes the window GCTTCGAGCGAGCCCACGTGCCGGTTCCCAGCCAGCACACCCCCGACTTGTCGAGACGTACGAACGACTGACTGATAACCGTACTGGCCCCGTCCGAACGCTCAACGGCGCCACTTTCGAAGCTTCCGGCTCACTCTGCGTCGGACCGGGACGTGCGAGCCGGGCGTTCGAAACTTGATGTCGTCCCGGCCGAACAGGGCGAGGATCAGGACGACGGCGGCGCCCACGACCACTGCGTCGACGGCCGCGACGGCCAGATATGGGTGGATGCCGTGGAGCCAGCCCAACAGGGTCGGCGGGAGTACGAGCAGATACCGATACTCGCGGACCGTCTGGACGTACGTCCCGGTTCGGTCGGGGGCCGACAGCGTGACGGTCACCTCGCCCTCGTCCCGCGCCCCGACGACCTGCCGGGCCGGGTCGATGGCGACGCCGTCGCTCGCTGGTTCGGTCTGGGCGACGATCGGGACGTACCCCGCGTTGTCGATCGTGCGGGTGAGGTCGCTGGTTTCGCCCGGTGCGATCCGCTGTGGATCGTCGGTCGGCTCGTCGGTGCTGACCACGTCGTACCCCGTCGTGCCGGACGGAACGACCATCGTCGCGGTCGCTGCCGTCACCAGGACGAGCAAGACGAGCGCGATCACCGACCAGAGGGCGATCACGTTCCGCCGGGTGGTCGTCCGCGTCGTCTCCCGCCGCGGTGGGCCAGCCCGATCGAACACGACGCCGAACCCGAACATGGCGACCCCGAGGCCGACCAGCATCGCCCCCGCACCGTCGGCGTCGAGGCCGCCCGGGCCGTTCCCCAGGCCGAGCGCGCCGGCGATCGCGCCGACGACGCCGAGCACCAGCGACTGGATCCCCATCACGACCGTCCCGAGGTGGGGAATCGTGACGACGGTCCCCTCGATCTGGAGCGCTTTCGCGACGATCTGGCCGTCGGTCACCGGCGGCTCACCGCCGTCCTGATCGGTAAACGGGTTGGCGTCCCCCTTCGTCACGTAGCCGTCGTCCGTCTCTTCGACGACGCGGTGGGTCGTCAGGCCGCCGCCGTTGACCTCACGCGCTTCGTAGACGATCACGTCGCCCTCGGAGACGTCGCCGGCGAGGGCATCTGGCACGGCGACGAACCCGTCGCCGGTCTCCATCGCGGGTTCCATACTTCCCGAGGCGACGTACCCCAGTAACATCGGCTGGCCGAGCACCTGGCCGAGGACGAGCGCCGCTACGACGATGGCGAACGCCACGCCGAGTACCCGCGATGCCGTTTCGATATCAACCACAATTTTCCTCGTTCTCTCCGCGCTAACCCACGCTACGATGCTGGCCTCGGCCGGCACCGACTTAACGCCGCCGACCTCGCACGACGCGGCCGATCGCCACGAGCCCAAGCGTCGCCGGCGGGGCGATCGCCGCCGTCAGCGGCGATGCGAACTCGACCGACGAGAGTGAGATGCTCGTGCGGTCGGAGACGGCGACGGTCCCCGCCGCCGTCTCCCCCACGCTGAGTCGGTAGACGCCCGCCGATTCGGGCGTCCAGCCGACGGTCAGTGTACGGGTTTCGTTCGGTGCGAGTTCGACACGGCGATCGTCGACGACGGCCCCGTCGACCAGGATCGGGATCCGATCGGCAATTCGCCGGTCGTCGAGGTTCGACACGGTGGCGGTTACCGTGACCGTGTCGCCGGCCGTTACGTTCGTCGCGTCGACAGACGCGTTCGTGACGGCCAGCTCTCCGGTCAAATCCACATCCTCGCCGGCCGCGGTTTCGTTCCCGTCGGCGGGCCTATCGTCATCCTCGTCCGCCGTCTCGACGACGATGGAGAACGTCTCCGACCCGGTCGGCGCCTCGTGCGTGTCGATGGAGACGCCGATGGTAACCGATTCGCCCCCGGACAGGGACACAGGATCGGCGGCGTCGATGGCGGTTTTCCGGTCGCCGTCGGCGTAGAACGTGACTTCCCGTACGTCGTGTTCGACCCAGACGCTGCTGTCGTCGGCCGTCGTCACGTCGAAGACGGCGTCGACGTCGGTCCGCGCGTCGACGTTGAGTCGATCGAAGTCGAGCGTGAGTTCCCCGTCTTCGACGGTCGCGTACTGACTCGCTGCAGTGAGTACGACACCCTCGGTCGCGTCGCTCTCGGCGGTGGTGTCACTGGCGCCGAGACCTACCGCCGCCGTCGGGACGGCGAGCAGGAGCGACCCGAGTGCGAGTACCGTCAGCCACGTCGTGCGTGTCATCGATTCTGGCCCTATCATCTTCCAGCCGGGCGACCCTCGTTCGGGACCGGGTCGATCCGACAGCGCCGCGGTGGCGACGCCGCTGGGCAGGTTCCTGTCCCCACTGGTTGACGCGTTTCCGCCCACGAGTAGACGAGGTCTCGTCGGCCGTCGAATCCGTCCGTCGATGCTCGAATCCTGCCCCGGTCAGATCAGTCTCACGTCGTTGCGGTGATCGTGATCGTCGTGTTGAGGGTGGCGTTTGCAGCAGCCCCGCTCGTATCGATCTCGAGATCGACCGGAGTGGTGCCACCTGCCGCCAGCGTGTTGTTCTGAGCTGTCAACGTCACGTCGATATTGTTGCTCTGGGTCGTCCAGGGGCCGTCGAGCGTGATCTCCGCGGAGTGATTGTTGATGATGTTGAAGGCGCCAGTCGCCGTCAGCGTGCCGTCGATGTTGGCGTCGGTGAGCGAGATCTCGAGCTTGTCGTTGGTGATGCTCGCGTAGTCGCTCGTCGCTTCGAACGCCACTCGTGCACTCGCGTCGCCGCTCGTCTCCACGGTCACGGTACGATCTGCGGTCACGGTGCTGAACGCACCCGTGCCGAGCAGTGCGCCGCCGCTTGCTACGATGCCACCCAGTCCGACCAGAACGTTGCGTCGATTCATTCTCATGGTATGTCCCCCACGCCCTGCGGGCCGAACCCGACGCGGCGCGGTTCTTACTCATGCCCAGTCACCACTACCCCTTTGTATTGAGCAGCCGGAACGGTCGCACGGTTGGCCAGAAGGTCGTTCAAGCCGGTCTTGAACGGATATTTCGGCCGTTGAGACGGTCGTCGGCCCAAACACATTAGTAGCGATCGGTCCTAGATGTGTCACACCTTCGGGGGAGGGTGCGCGGACTGGTGAGCGACAGCATGGGAGCGTCACACGGAAGCCACGGCGAAATCTTCGAGCTGCTTAGCAATCGCCGTCGGCGATACGCGATCCACTACTGCAAGCGGGTCGACGAGCCGGTCGAACTCGGCGATCTCGCCGAGCAGGTTGCCGCGTGGGAACTCGACAAGGAGGTTCAGGAACTCACGTCCGCCGAGCGAAAGCGTGTCTACACCGCGCTCCAGCAGACGCACCTGCCCACCCTCGAGCGAGCGGACGTGGTGGAGTTCGAGAATCACACGATCGAACTGACCGACGAGGCCGACGCGCTCGAAATCTACCTGGACATCGTCCCCGCGGACTCGATCCCCTGGGGCGTCTACTACCTCGGCCTGTCCGTCCTCGGCTTCGTCGTCCTCGCGGGCGTCTGGGCCGACGTCGTCCCGACGGAGACGATACCGCCGCTTGGCTGGGCCGGACTGGTGCTCGGCGCCGTGACCGTCTCGGCTATCGCGCACGTGCTGACGAGTCGGCGCTACCGCCTCGGGGAGATGGAACGGCCGCCGTAGGGGAAATACCATGATGGGGGGTTCACTGACGAAACTGGGGGCGGTGCTAGTGGTCGCGGGAGCCTTGCTCATGGCCGGCCCCGTCTTCGGATTCAGTACCCTTGCGGCGGACCGGGGAACGACCGTCGAGACCGCTCCCACGGAATCTGCGCTCCTCGGCATCCAGCCGACTGGCGAGACGCCGGACAACCAGAACGACGCCCCGGTTCTCACGGTCACGAACAACGCCAACGAACGGTTCGACACCCTCGACACGCAGGCCGAGATCGTCTCGGACCCGAACGGCGCGCTCGCGATCAGTGACGGGTTCGGCTCCTCGCTCGATCCGGATGCTCAGACTGACCTCTCCCTGACGTGTGCCAGCGGCGGTACCGGCCAGGCGACCGTCGAGGTGACGGCCAACGCCGTCGGGTCGACGCTCGCCGTCGAGGACATCACGTACACGCACACGTTCTCCTACAGCTGCACTGGCAACGGCGGGGGTGGCCCGCCCGGATTCGTCTCGGTGTCCGCTGGCGACGTCACCGGCTCGAATACGCAGGAACTGACGTTCGCGCTCGATGGCAAGCTGAACAACGGCGAAACCGTCACGATCGATATCACGAGCTTCCTGGCAAACTACGACGGTGCCAGTATCGACTCGCTCACGGTCGGCGGCTCGCCGGCTCGAAAACACGACCGGACGTTTGAACCGGCCAGTGGCTCAGCTACGATCACCGTCACGGCGAAGGGGAACATCAAGGCCGGCAAAGAGGTCCGGATCGTCCTCGATGGGGTCTCGCCGGAGTTTGACTTCTTCAGCTGGGCGACGTTTAGCACGGCCAGTTCGCAGGCGAGCGACACCTTCGCCATCGACTCCGGTGGTGGATGGATGACAACTGCGTCGACAGCTGGCGACACCGGTTCGGTCGACGGAACGATCTCCCGCGAGGAACTCGAATCGATCCCGCTCGCGGAACTCGAGCGATTCGACAGCTACGACGACCTCGAACGGTACATCGAGGCTGAGACGGACATCGAGGTCGTCGACAGCGGCGGCTGAGTGCTGAATCGGTACCGTGCCGCCACGTCCCTGCGAGTCACTCCGAACGGCTTTTGCCCACGCACGTCCGAGACCACCACATGTCGACTGTAACGTTGAGCGACCGGGGGGAACATCTCCGGTCGATCGGGGTGACCTCCTCCAGCGCACTCCTGGGGGTTGCTGCTGGCCTCCTCTCGTACATGCAGGTGGGTGCGACAGAAGCGGCAGCGACGAACAACACGGCACTCGCGTTCGTGCTCGGGGCGATCGTCCTCGAGACGGTCGTCGTCCAGCTCTCGGGGATCTACGACGACGACGAACTCGGGTTCAAGCTCTACCTGTTCATCACCTTCCTGGTCTTCTCGTTCTGGTTCGTGACGTGGGGAATCTTGCTGACCGAACTCTCCCTCTACTGAGATGGCGGACGATAGCATCGCCGTCGTCGATCTGGATCGCTGCTCGCCCGACCGGTGTAACTACGAGTGCAAGAACTACTGCCCGCCAAATCGTACCGGCAAGGAGTGCATCACGCTGCGCGGCGAGGACGCCGACGAGGGCCAGCCGGATCAGGTGCGCATCTCCGAAGAGATCTGTCTGGGCGAGACCTGCGGGATCTGCGTCGAGAAGTGCCCGTTCGACGCGATCGAGATCATCAACCTGCCCCAGGAGTTGCAGGACGACCCGGTTCACCGCTACGGGGAGAACGCCTTCTCGATGTACGGTCTGCCGGTCCCACAGGAGGGGCAGGTCACCGGCATCCTCGGGCCGAACGGAATCGGGAAGACGACCGCCGTGCGGATGCTCGCCGGCGAACTCGAACCGAATCTGGGAAACTACGGCGACCCGCCGGGCTGGGAAGCCGTGCTCGACGCCTACCGCGGGACGGAACTGCAGGACTACATCGCGGACGTCCGCGACGGCGACGTGACCGTCGCCCGCAAACCGCAGTACGTCGACCAGATTCCCAGCCAGTTCGACGGTAACACGCGCGAACTGCTCGAGCGCACCGACGAGCGCGGCGAACTCGACTATCTCGTCGATCGCCTCTCGATCCGCCCCGTCATGGACCAGGCCATCGACGATCTCTCCGGTGGGGAGCTCCAGCGCGTCGCCCTCGCGGCGGCGCTCGCTCGCGACGCCGACTTCTACTTCCTGGACGAGATCACGCCCTACCTCGACATCGGTCAGCGGGTGACGGCGGCGCGACTCGTTCGCGAACTCGCCGAGGAGGACGGCAAGTCGATGCTGGTCGTCGAACACGACCTGGCTATCCTCGACCTGCTGTGTGACACCCTCCACATGGCCTACGGTGAACCCGGCGCCTACGGTGTCATCACGGATCCCAAATCGGTTCGCAATGGTATCAACGAGTATCTCAAGGGCTACCTCGAGAACGAGAACATGCGGATCCGGCCCGACCGGATCGAGTTCGAGGAACACGCGCCGCGGACCGAGAGCCAGGGCGACACGCTCGTCACCTACCCCGACCTCCGCAAGTCCTACGGCGACGGCGAGTTCTCCCTCGATATCTCCGGCGGTGAGATTCGCGAAAACGAGGTGCTCGGCATCGTCGGGCCGAACGGGATCGGGAAGTCCACCTTCGCGAAACTGCTGACGGGCGACCTGGAACCGACCGAAGGCGATGCGGAGCTGGATCTCGATATCTCCTACAAACCGCAGTACGTCACGATCGACCAGCCGATGCGCGTCGACGCCTTCCTCTCGTCGATCACCGACCAGTTCGGCTCGTCGTACTGGAACACGGAGATCGCCCAGCCGCTCCAGTTAGAACGGATCATGGAGCAGAACCTCTCGGACCTCTCCGGCGGGGAGCGCCAGCGCGTCGCCATCGCGGCCTGTCTGTCCGACACCGCGGATCTGTACCTCTTAGACGAGCCCTCGGCTCACCTGGACGTCGAACAGCGCGTGCAGGCGACCCGGGCGATCCGGCGCTACGCCGAACAGCAGGACGCCACCGTCCTCGTCATCGACCACGACATCTACATGATCGACCTGCTGGCCGACCGCCTGATGGTCTTCGACGGCGAACCTGCCGTCGCCGGCCACGCTGGCACGCCACAATCCATGCGCGGCGGCATGAACGACTTCCTCTCGAACTTGGAGATCACGTTCCGCCG containing:
- a CDS encoding CARDB domain-containing protein; this encodes MTRTTWLTVLALGSLLLAVPTAAVGLGASDTTAESDATEGVVLTAASQYATVEDGELTLDFDRLNVDARTDVDAVFDVTTADDSSVWVEHDVREVTFYADGDRKTAIDAADPVSLSGGESVTIGVSIDTHEAPTGSETFSIVVETADEDDDRPADGNETAAGEDVDLTGELAVTNASVDATNVTAGDTVTVTATVSNLDDRRIADRIPILVDGAVVDDRRVELAPNETRTLTVGWTPESAGVYRLSVGETAAGTVAVSDRTSISLSSVEFASPLTAAIAPPATLGLVAIGRVVRGRRR
- a CDS encoding EMC6-like membrane protein, with amino-acid sequence MSTVTLSDRGEHLRSIGVTSSSALLGVAAGLLSYMQVGATEAAATNNTALAFVLGAIVLETVVVQLSGIYDDDELGFKLYLFITFLVFSFWFVTWGILLTELSLY
- a CDS encoding signal peptidase I; translation: MVDIETASRVLGVAFAIVVAALVLGQVLGQPMLLGYVASGSMEPAMETGDGFVAVPDALAGDVSEGDVIVYEAREVNGGGLTTHRVVEETDDGYVTKGDANPFTDQDGGEPPVTDGQIVAKALQIEGTVVTIPHLGTVVMGIQSLVLGVVGAIAGALGLGNGPGGLDADGAGAMLVGLGVAMFGFGVVFDRAGPPRRETTRTTTRRNVIALWSVIALVLLVLVTAATATMVVPSGTTGYDVVSTDEPTDDPQRIAPGETSDLTRTIDNAGYVPIVAQTEPASDGVAIDPARQVVGARDEGEVTVTLSAPDRTGTYVQTVREYRYLLVLPPTLLGWLHGIHPYLAVAAVDAVVVGAAVVLILALFGRDDIKFRTPGSHVPVRRRVSRKLRKWRR
- a CDS encoding ribosome biogenesis/translation initiation ATPase RLI encodes the protein MADDSIAVVDLDRCSPDRCNYECKNYCPPNRTGKECITLRGEDADEGQPDQVRISEEICLGETCGICVEKCPFDAIEIINLPQELQDDPVHRYGENAFSMYGLPVPQEGQVTGILGPNGIGKTTAVRMLAGELEPNLGNYGDPPGWEAVLDAYRGTELQDYIADVRDGDVTVARKPQYVDQIPSQFDGNTRELLERTDERGELDYLVDRLSIRPVMDQAIDDLSGGELQRVALAAALARDADFYFLDEITPYLDIGQRVTAARLVRELAEEDGKSMLVVEHDLAILDLLCDTLHMAYGEPGAYGVITDPKSVRNGINEYLKGYLENENMRIRPDRIEFEEHAPRTESQGDTLVTYPDLRKSYGDGEFSLDISGGEIRENEVLGIVGPNGIGKSTFAKLLTGDLEPTEGDAELDLDISYKPQYVTIDQPMRVDAFLSSITDQFGSSYWNTEIAQPLQLERIMEQNLSDLSGGERQRVAIAACLSDTADLYLLDEPSAHLDVEQRVQATRAIRRYAEQQDATVLVIDHDIYMIDLLADRLMVFDGEPAVAGHAGTPQSMRGGMNDFLSNLEITFRRDERTSRPRINKPDSQLDREQKREGEYYYAP
- a CDS encoding DUF7344 domain-containing protein; this translates as MGASHGSHGEIFELLSNRRRRYAIHYCKRVDEPVELGDLAEQVAAWELDKEVQELTSAERKRVYTALQQTHLPTLERADVVEFENHTIELTDEADALEIYLDIVPADSIPWGVYYLGLSVLGFVVLAGVWADVVPTETIPPLGWAGLVLGAVTVSAIAHVLTSRRYRLGEMERPP